The sequence GCTGGATCATGCTACCAAATATTGGGCTATTGTGGCCTTAAAGGGGCAGCACTATTGGCCGGCAGATGGAAATCTCTTCCGTTTGGACTATGCTGAAAACTATAATATGATTTTTAGTCTGACCTTTATACCGATGCCACTGGTAAATGTCATGGCTATCGGTGCCATAGGTCTGCTTTTTTATCTCCTCTATCAGTATAAAGACCAGCATGTATTGCCCAGTGTGGGTCTTGCGTTTATTCTGGGGGGGGCTTTTGGCAACATACCCGAACGTTTGATTCGCGGATACGTCGTTGATTTTATCAGTTTTGATTGGCCGGATTGGCTCTTTTTTACCAGATGGCCAACTTTCAATATTGCCGACAGCGCTGTCAATGTTGGAATGATCTTGTATTTGGGGTATGTCTTTTTTGTTGAAGGCAAAGAAAAACGCCTTGATCACATGGACACTGGGATAGACGCTCAAGAATCTTCAGTATCCTAAGCCTCAATCTTATAAAAAGAATTCTTTCAATAATCTTTCTATTCTGAAGCCTTCACGCTATATTTGCTACAGCGATTTCTAAGTGCAAATATTGAAAATATCCATCTCCATAATACCCACTCAACTTCAAAACTAGTTAGGAATGTGTAAAGCTGATTAATCAGACTGATCAACGCAGATCAACCAATGAAACTTTTGAAGTAACCATTGACAACTTCCAAAGACCTGTCCGCATTGACAAGTTCTTGTCAAGTCGCCTACCCACACATATCACTCGGAATCAGGTACAAAAACTACTTAAGTCAGGTAAGATTCAGGCTAATGGAAAGCCAGTCAAAGCCAGCCATCTCGTTGAACCTGGTGAGCATATAAGGGTTGAATATGAGATGCAATATTCTCCAACGCTGTACGCTGAAAACATCGCATTAGATATTGTATATGAGGATGATTATCTCATTGTCGTAAACAAACAACCTGGTCTCATCGTCCATCCTGGTGCTGGAAATTCAACTGGTACTCTGGTTAATGCACTGATTTATCATTGTGAACATCTATCCAATGACAACGGATTGCTG comes from Candidatus Neomarinimicrobiota bacterium and encodes:
- the lspA gene encoding signal peptidase II, translated to MLKFLSLTAIIVVLDHATKYWAIVALKGQHYWPADGNLFRLDYAENYNMIFSLTFIPMPLVNVMAIGAIGLLFYLLYQYKDQHVLPSVGLAFILGGAFGNIPERLIRGYVVDFISFDWPDWLFFTRWPTFNIADSAVNVGMILYLGYVFFVEGKEKRLDHMDTGIDAQESSVS